A window of Rhodococcus sp. SGAir0479 contains these coding sequences:
- a CDS encoding HpcH/HpaI aldolase/citrate lyase family protein, which produces MNPRTAGRALDAVSPGDARSWLLVPGTRTRELEDRGSGADAVVLDLEDGVAPAERARARDEIHDWAVRGGRAWIRVNAATTADWGVDLDFAARCPGILGVVLAKTESAEQVDATVARLGGFDGGLIGLVESATGVLEAVSIARAKSLTRLAFGSGDFRHDTAATDDSATVMGARAHLVLASRSAGLPAPIDGPSLASDVDGLRAYCRRSLATGMGGMLCVKPDHVPVIDTEFAPSPDDVQRARELLARPADSIDGSYLPRLRAAEAILVRARTYRIDVVEPDPARSLVVGAEGADR; this is translated from the coding sequence GTGAACCCCCGCACTGCCGGTCGTGCCCTCGACGCGGTCTCCCCCGGAGACGCGCGTTCGTGGCTGCTGGTGCCCGGAACCCGCACCCGCGAACTCGAGGACCGGGGATCCGGCGCCGACGCCGTGGTTCTCGATCTCGAGGACGGCGTCGCGCCCGCCGAGCGCGCCCGCGCCCGCGACGAGATCCACGACTGGGCGGTGCGCGGCGGGCGGGCGTGGATCCGCGTGAACGCTGCCACCACCGCGGATTGGGGCGTCGACCTCGATTTCGCGGCGCGGTGCCCGGGGATTCTCGGCGTCGTGCTCGCGAAGACCGAGTCGGCCGAGCAGGTGGACGCGACGGTGGCTCGGCTCGGCGGGTTCGACGGGGGCCTGATCGGCCTCGTCGAATCCGCCACCGGGGTGCTCGAGGCCGTCTCGATCGCCCGCGCGAAGTCGTTGACCCGGTTGGCCTTCGGCAGCGGCGACTTCCGGCACGACACCGCGGCGACGGACGATTCGGCGACGGTCATGGGCGCGCGGGCCCACCTGGTGCTGGCCAGCCGGTCGGCCGGTCTCCCGGCCCCGATCGACGGACCGTCCCTCGCGTCCGACGTCGACGGGCTGCGCGCCTACTGCCGACGATCCCTGGCGACCGGGATGGGCGGCATGCTCTGCGTGAAACCGGACCACGTTCCGGTGATCGACACCGAGTTCGCGCCCAGCCCCGACGACGTGCAGCGCGCCCGGGAGCTCCTGGCGCGACCCGCCGACAGCATCGACGGCAGTTACCTTCCCCGGCTGCGCGCCGCGGAGGCGATTCTCGTCCGCGCGCGGACCTATCGGATCGACGTCGTCGAACCGGACCCGGCGCGGTCGCTCGTCGTGGGAGCCGAAGGTGCCGATCGGTAG
- a CDS encoding NAD-glutamate dehydrogenase domain-containing protein, translating to MPNTREIDDALARVFRSWDERLLADADPATRERLARLLPGIPAGYKQDVSPERARVDLDILDELPDGDVGVRLVPDATARGTHRLTLYVGGRPASLGDLMPLLQSLGAEVLDERPYALVSAAGVACWVYQFTVRYPIAPVEGFDEFATRFGAAVQALWRGASEADRLGELVARAGLHWREVTVLRAYAEFLRQGGLPYSSAYVADVLCRYPAIAAGLVRCFAARFDPDEAANDGGAAAAEEVAASIEQVSGLDEDRIFRALLGCVRNTVRTNHFATPARETVALKLDSRAIAELPEPRPRHEIFVYSPAVAGVHMRFGAVARGGLRWSDRREDFRTEVLGLVKAQAVKNAVIVPVGAKGGFVLRRPPAPTGDAEADRAALREAGIAGYRLFIRSLLDLTDNIDRATGAVVPAPGVVRHDGDDTYLVVAADKGTASFSDIANAVAAEYGFWLGDAFASGGSVGYDHKAMGITARGAWESVKRRFRELGVDCQREDFTVVGIGDMSGDVFGNGMLCSKHIRLVAAFDHRHVFVDPDPDPERSYAERQRLFALPRSSWADYDRSLIAPGGGVWERGAKSVPVGAAVRRALGLDEGVTELTPPELIRAILRAPVDLLWNGGIGTYVKASTESHADAGDKANDVVRVDGCELRARVVGEGGNLGLTQAGRIEFAHTGGRVGTDALDNSAGVDCSDHEVNIKILLDDLVGAGGLDVAERPQLLAAMTDEVAALVLADNVSQNQLMGTALADAPEMLGVHGRQIKALEAAGALDRALEVLPDAKAITARQRAGEGLTAPELATLMAHVKLGVKSSLLAGELVDHDVYLPILREYFPTPLRRDHADAIDRHRLRREIVATALTNRVVDHGGITYVFRLAEETGATADDAVRAFSVVSEVFELPGLWSRIAAADVPSAVSDELVLVTRRLLDRASRWMLHRRPQPLAVGAEIGRFRDRIEQASAHLEEWLVGADRTNLRDRTRAIAERGAPEDLVRDVELALDRFGLLDVVEIADLAERDVAVTGALYFRLCERVGLVPLLNAVSALGKESRWDALARLSLRDELYDSVRALTLDVLAHATPEDDTDQMIADWEQRNESRLRRARGALAEISASGQRDLAALSVASRQLRRMVG from the coding sequence ATGCCGAACACCCGCGAGATCGACGATGCTCTCGCCCGAGTCTTCCGCAGCTGGGACGAGCGCCTGCTCGCCGACGCGGACCCCGCGACGCGTGAGCGACTCGCGCGGCTGTTGCCCGGCATTCCCGCCGGCTACAAGCAGGACGTGAGCCCGGAGCGGGCCCGCGTCGATCTCGACATCCTGGACGAGCTGCCCGACGGTGACGTCGGGGTGCGGCTCGTCCCGGACGCGACCGCGCGCGGCACGCACCGGCTGACGCTCTACGTCGGTGGCCGCCCCGCCTCGCTCGGGGACCTGATGCCGCTGCTGCAGAGCCTGGGTGCGGAGGTGCTCGACGAGCGGCCCTACGCGCTGGTGTCCGCGGCCGGCGTGGCGTGCTGGGTCTACCAGTTCACCGTCCGCTACCCGATCGCCCCGGTCGAGGGCTTCGACGAGTTCGCGACGCGGTTCGGCGCCGCCGTCCAGGCGCTGTGGCGGGGTGCCTCGGAAGCCGATCGGCTGGGGGAGCTGGTGGCGCGGGCCGGGCTGCACTGGCGCGAGGTCACGGTGCTGCGCGCGTACGCGGAGTTCCTGCGTCAGGGCGGTCTGCCCTACAGCAGCGCATACGTCGCGGACGTGCTGTGCCGGTACCCGGCGATCGCCGCCGGACTCGTCCGGTGCTTCGCGGCGCGGTTCGACCCTGATGAGGCGGCAAACGACGGCGGTGCGGCGGCCGCGGAAGAGGTGGCCGCGTCGATCGAGCAGGTGTCCGGCCTGGACGAGGACCGGATCTTCCGGGCGCTGTTGGGATGTGTCCGGAACACCGTGCGTACCAATCACTTCGCGACGCCGGCGCGCGAGACCGTGGCGCTCAAACTGGATTCGCGGGCCATCGCGGAACTGCCCGAGCCGCGGCCCCGGCACGAGATCTTCGTGTACTCGCCGGCCGTCGCGGGCGTGCACATGCGATTCGGGGCCGTCGCGCGCGGCGGCCTGCGCTGGTCGGACCGCCGCGAGGACTTCCGCACCGAGGTCCTCGGCCTGGTCAAGGCGCAGGCGGTGAAGAACGCCGTCATCGTCCCCGTGGGCGCCAAGGGCGGCTTCGTGCTGCGCCGGCCGCCGGCGCCCACCGGCGACGCCGAGGCCGATCGCGCGGCCCTGCGGGAGGCCGGGATCGCCGGTTACCGCCTGTTCATCCGCAGCCTGCTCGACCTCACCGACAACATCGACCGGGCGACCGGGGCCGTGGTGCCGGCGCCGGGCGTCGTGCGCCACGACGGCGACGACACCTACCTCGTGGTGGCCGCGGACAAGGGGACGGCGTCGTTCTCCGACATCGCGAACGCGGTCGCGGCCGAGTACGGCTTCTGGCTCGGCGACGCGTTCGCGTCCGGCGGTTCGGTGGGCTACGACCACAAGGCGATGGGCATCACCGCGCGCGGCGCGTGGGAGAGCGTCAAGCGCCGTTTCCGGGAGCTCGGTGTCGATTGCCAGCGCGAGGACTTCACCGTCGTCGGTATCGGCGACATGAGCGGTGACGTGTTCGGCAACGGCATGTTGTGCAGCAAGCACATTCGGCTGGTGGCGGCGTTCGATCATCGGCACGTGTTCGTCGATCCGGACCCGGATCCGGAGCGGTCGTATGCCGAGCGGCAGCGGTTGTTCGCGCTTCCGCGGTCGTCGTGGGCCGACTACGACCGCTCGCTGATCGCCCCGGGCGGCGGCGTGTGGGAGCGCGGGGCCAAGTCCGTCCCGGTCGGCGCCGCGGTCCGTCGGGCGCTCGGGCTCGACGAGGGGGTCACGGAGCTGACGCCGCCCGAGCTGATCCGGGCCATCCTCCGGGCGCCGGTCGACCTGCTGTGGAACGGCGGCATCGGCACCTACGTCAAGGCCTCCACCGAGTCGCACGCCGACGCCGGGGACAAGGCCAACGACGTTGTGCGCGTGGACGGCTGCGAGCTGCGTGCGCGGGTGGTCGGCGAGGGCGGCAACCTGGGGCTGACGCAGGCCGGGCGGATCGAGTTCGCCCACACGGGCGGACGCGTGGGCACCGACGCGCTCGACAACTCGGCCGGGGTGGACTGCTCCGACCACGAGGTCAACATCAAGATCCTGCTCGACGACCTGGTGGGTGCCGGCGGCCTGGACGTGGCGGAGCGCCCGCAGCTGCTGGCGGCGATGACCGACGAGGTGGCCGCACTGGTATTGGCGGACAACGTCTCCCAGAACCAGCTGATGGGCACCGCGCTCGCGGATGCGCCGGAGATGCTCGGCGTGCACGGCCGGCAGATCAAGGCCCTCGAGGCGGCGGGCGCGCTCGATCGCGCGCTCGAGGTGCTGCCCGACGCCAAGGCGATCACCGCGCGGCAGCGGGCGGGCGAGGGCCTGACGGCGCCGGAGCTGGCGACGCTCATGGCACACGTGAAGCTCGGCGTGAAGAGCTCGCTGCTGGCGGGCGAGCTGGTCGACCACGACGTGTACCTGCCGATCCTGCGCGAGTACTTCCCGACGCCGCTGCGCCGTGACCACGCCGACGCGATCGACCGGCACCGGCTGCGCCGCGAGATCGTCGCGACCGCGCTGACCAACCGGGTCGTCGACCACGGCGGCATCACGTACGTCTTCCGGCTCGCCGAGGAGACCGGCGCGACGGCGGACGACGCGGTCCGGGCGTTCAGCGTCGTCAGCGAGGTGTTCGAGCTGCCCGGCCTGTGGTCGCGGATCGCGGCCGCCGACGTGCCGAGCGCGGTCAGCGACGAACTGGTTCTCGTCACCCGGCGGCTGCTGGATCGGGCGTCGCGCTGGATGCTGCACCGCCGGCCCCAGCCGCTCGCGGTGGGTGCGGAGATCGGACGGTTCCGCGATCGCATCGAGCAGGCCTCGGCCCACCTCGAGGAGTGGCTGGTGGGCGCCGACCGCACCAACCTGCGCGACCGCACCCGCGCGATCGCCGAGCGCGGTGCCCCCGAGGACCTGGTTCGCGACGTGGAGCTGGCCCTCGATCGGTTCGGTCTGCTCGACGTGGTCGAGATCGCCGACCTGGCCGAGCGCGACGTCGCCGTCACCGGTGCGCTGTACTTCCGGCTGTGCGAGCGCGTCGGGCTGGTCCCGCTCCTCAACGCGGTCTCGGCGCTGGGCAAGGAGAGCCGGTGGGACGCGCTCGCCCGGCTGTCGCTGCGCGACGAGCTGTACGACAGCGTGCGGGCGCTGACGCTCGACGTCCTCGCGCACGCCACCCCCGAGGACGACACCGACCAGATGATCGCCGACTGGGAGCAGCGCAACGAGTCCCGGCTGCGCCGAGCCCGAGGCGCGCTCGCCGAGATCTCCGCGTCCGGTCAGCGGGACCTGGCCGCACTGTCCGTCGCATCGCGTCAGCTGCGGCGGATGGTCGGCTGA
- the hutU gene encoding urocanate hydratase has translation MDITSPGHEARPVSAPRGSELNTLGWQQEGALRMLMNNLDPEVAEHPDNLVVYGGTGRAARSWAAFDAMVATLKTLKNDETMLVQSGKPVGVFRTNEWAPRVLLANSNLVGDWANWEQFRKLEAEGLMMYGQMTAGSWIYIGTQGILQGTYETFGAIARKRFDGTLAGTITLTAGMGGMGGAQPLAVTMNEGVAICVDCDVTRIDRRIAHKYLDTKADSIEHALQLATEARDARKPLSIGLVGNAAEIFPALLAMDAPIDIVTDQTSAHDPLSYLPIGVDIADMKELAAKDPEKFTEDSRKAMAAHVEAMVGFMDKGAEVFDYGNSIRDEARKAGYDRAFEFPGFVPAYIRPLFEEGLGPFRWAALSGDPKDIAATDKAILELFPENEHLKRWIEMAGEKVAFEGLPARICWLGYGERHKAGLKFNEMVASGELSAPIAIGRDHLDSGSVASPYRETEAMKDGSDAIADWPLLNALVNTASGASWVSIHHGGGVGMGRSIHAGQVCIADGSELAAKKIEAVLTNDPGMGVIRHVDAGYEHAIDTARERGVRIPMSENN, from the coding sequence ATGGACATCACCTCACCCGGCCACGAGGCCCGCCCGGTCAGCGCACCCCGCGGCTCCGAGCTGAACACCCTCGGGTGGCAGCAGGAGGGCGCGCTGCGCATGCTCATGAACAACCTCGATCCCGAGGTTGCCGAGCACCCCGACAATCTGGTCGTCTACGGCGGCACCGGCCGCGCCGCCCGCAGCTGGGCCGCGTTCGACGCCATGGTCGCCACGCTGAAGACCCTGAAGAACGACGAGACCATGCTGGTGCAGTCCGGCAAGCCGGTCGGCGTCTTCCGCACCAACGAGTGGGCGCCGCGCGTCCTGCTCGCGAACTCCAACCTCGTCGGCGACTGGGCCAACTGGGAGCAGTTCCGCAAGCTCGAGGCCGAGGGCCTGATGATGTACGGCCAGATGACCGCCGGGTCCTGGATCTACATCGGCACGCAGGGCATCCTGCAGGGCACCTACGAGACCTTCGGCGCGATCGCCCGCAAGCGTTTCGACGGCACCCTGGCCGGCACCATCACGCTGACCGCCGGCATGGGCGGCATGGGCGGCGCGCAGCCGCTGGCCGTGACCATGAACGAGGGCGTCGCGATCTGCGTCGACTGCGACGTCACCCGCATCGACCGCCGCATCGCGCACAAGTACCTCGACACCAAGGCCGACAGCATCGAGCACGCGCTGCAGCTGGCCACCGAGGCCCGCGACGCCCGCAAGCCGCTGTCGATCGGCCTCGTCGGCAACGCCGCCGAGATCTTCCCGGCACTGCTGGCGATGGACGCCCCCATCGACATCGTCACCGACCAGACGTCGGCGCACGATCCGCTGTCCTACCTTCCGATCGGCGTCGACATCGCCGACATGAAGGAACTGGCCGCGAAGGATCCGGAGAAGTTCACCGAGGATTCCCGCAAGGCGATGGCCGCGCACGTCGAGGCCATGGTCGGCTTCATGGACAAGGGCGCCGAGGTCTTCGACTACGGCAACTCCATCCGCGACGAGGCCCGCAAGGCCGGCTACGACCGCGCCTTCGAGTTCCCCGGCTTCGTCCCGGCCTACATCCGCCCGCTCTTCGAGGAGGGCCTCGGCCCGTTCCGCTGGGCAGCGCTGTCGGGTGACCCCAAGGACATCGCCGCCACCGACAAGGCGATCCTCGAGCTCTTCCCCGAGAACGAGCACCTCAAGCGCTGGATCGAGATGGCCGGCGAGAAGGTCGCGTTCGAGGGCCTGCCCGCCCGCATCTGCTGGCTCGGCTACGGCGAGCGCCACAAGGCCGGCCTGAAGTTCAACGAGATGGTCGCCAGCGGTGAGCTGTCGGCGCCGATCGCCATCGGCCGTGACCACCTCGACTCCGGTTCGGTCGCGTCGCCGTACCGCGAGACCGAGGCCATGAAGGACGGTTCGGACGCCATCGCCGACTGGCCGCTGCTCAACGCGCTCGTCAACACCGCGTCGGGTGCGTCGTGGGTCTCGATCCACCACGGCGGCGGCGTCGGCATGGGCCGCTCGATCCACGCCGGTCAGGTGTGCATCGCCGACGGCTCCGAGCTGGCCGCGAAGAAGATCGAAGCCGTGCTCACCAACGACCCGGGCATGGGCGTCATCCGGCACGTCGACGCCGGCTACGAGCACGCGATCGACACCGCGCGCGAGCGCGGCGTCCGGATCCCGATGTCCGAGAACAACTGA
- a CDS encoding acyl-CoA dehydrogenase family protein, whose translation MTAQTHDDALDLSEFRSTVRAFANAEILPGAAERDESKEFPAHLMRRLAEQDLMGISVPEEFGGLGLSTRAQLVAVEEVARADAALASIYTAHYLGLEPILVGGTEEQKKRWLPGLASGEVLAGFALTEPDAGSDIASMRTVARREDDGWHLSGSKTFISNAREADLVVLFAKTDPSAGFRGITAFAVPKGTPGISYSEPQDKMGIRSAPTYTVYLDDVVLPHDAVIGTEGRGGNIALTALNRARIDVAAMANGIALRAWELGREYAAERKQFGHPIFEFQAIQLLLGECDAKLVASRVTADWASDVKDAGQDLRRAASISKYVATEACFAIVDQVVQIHGGAGFMRESEIERLYRDCRILRIFEGTSQIQLLTIAGNAPSIRSTEY comes from the coding sequence GTGACCGCTCAGACGCACGACGACGCCCTAGACCTGTCCGAATTCCGCAGCACCGTGCGCGCTTTCGCGAACGCCGAGATCCTGCCGGGCGCCGCCGAGCGCGACGAGAGCAAGGAATTCCCGGCGCACCTGATGCGGCGTCTCGCCGAGCAGGACCTCATGGGCATCTCCGTTCCGGAGGAGTTCGGCGGCCTCGGCCTGTCCACCCGCGCCCAGCTGGTCGCCGTCGAGGAGGTCGCCCGCGCGGACGCCGCCCTGGCCTCGATCTACACCGCCCACTACCTGGGCCTCGAGCCGATCCTGGTGGGCGGTACCGAGGAGCAGAAGAAGCGCTGGCTGCCCGGGCTGGCCTCCGGTGAGGTCCTGGCGGGCTTCGCGCTCACCGAGCCCGACGCGGGCTCGGACATCGCCTCCATGCGCACCGTCGCCCGCCGCGAGGACGACGGCTGGCACCTGTCCGGCTCCAAGACCTTCATCTCCAACGCCCGCGAAGCCGACCTGGTGGTGCTGTTCGCCAAGACCGATCCGTCCGCCGGCTTCCGCGGCATCACCGCCTTCGCGGTGCCGAAGGGCACGCCCGGCATCAGCTACTCCGAGCCGCAGGACAAGATGGGCATCCGCTCGGCGCCCACCTACACCGTCTACCTCGACGACGTGGTGTTGCCGCACGACGCCGTCATCGGCACCGAGGGCCGCGGCGGCAACATCGCGCTCACCGCGCTCAACCGCGCCCGCATCGACGTCGCCGCGATGGCCAACGGAATCGCGTTGCGCGCCTGGGAACTCGGCCGCGAGTATGCCGCCGAGCGCAAGCAGTTCGGGCACCCCATCTTCGAGTTCCAGGCCATCCAGCTGTTGCTGGGCGAGTGCGACGCCAAGCTCGTCGCCTCCCGCGTGACGGCCGACTGGGCGTCCGACGTCAAGGACGCCGGTCAGGACCTGCGCCGTGCCGCGTCGATCTCGAAGTACGTGGCGACCGAGGCGTGCTTCGCGATCGTCGATCAGGTGGTGCAGATCCACGGCGGCGCCGGCTTCATGCGCGAGTCCGAGATCGAGCGCCTGTACCGCGACTGCCGGATCCTGCGCATCTTCGAGGGCACGTCGCAGATCCAGCTGCTGACCATCGCCGGCAACGCCCCGTCGATCCGTTCCACCGAGTACTGA
- a CDS encoding CaiB/BaiF CoA transferase family protein — protein MPALPPLDGIRVVDLSRVLAGPFCTALLADAGADVVKVESKAGEDSRHLGPFRDGESLYFNILNRGKRSIALDLKDPEDREALLQLIADADVVVENFRPGVTTRLGIDYEAARARNPKIVYASISGFGQQGPMAGAAAYDLVVQALSGIMSITGTEESGPTRLGESFGDTVAGLFAAWGISTALLYARSTGHGQHLDVAMFDSMLAMLPTAHSQLQASGETPKRVGNRHPVSTPFDTYRADDGLFVLAIASEKGFRTLATTMGREELITDPRFTTDALRTENEPAIRKEIEAWAAGRTVAEVLTVLDAAGLAGSEVWTVEQALGSDQARHRGVVETFEHPTAGTVSYVRQPVVFGDSTWPEVRRSPLLDEHHDEILGEGGSR, from the coding sequence ATCCCCGCACTCCCCCCGCTCGACGGCATCCGCGTCGTCGACCTCTCCCGCGTGCTCGCCGGCCCGTTCTGCACGGCGCTGCTCGCCGACGCCGGCGCCGACGTGGTCAAGGTCGAGTCGAAGGCCGGCGAGGACTCCCGGCACCTCGGACCCTTCCGGGACGGCGAGAGCCTGTACTTCAACATCCTCAACCGTGGCAAGCGTTCGATCGCGCTCGACCTCAAGGATCCCGAGGACCGAGAGGCGTTGCTGCAGTTGATCGCCGACGCCGACGTCGTCGTCGAGAACTTCCGGCCCGGCGTCACCACCCGGCTCGGTATCGACTACGAGGCGGCGCGTGCCCGCAACCCGAAGATCGTCTACGCGTCGATCTCGGGCTTCGGGCAGCAGGGCCCGATGGCGGGTGCCGCAGCCTACGACCTGGTGGTCCAGGCCCTGTCCGGCATCATGAGCATCACCGGCACCGAGGAGTCCGGCCCGACGCGGCTGGGCGAATCGTTCGGCGACACCGTCGCGGGCCTGTTCGCCGCGTGGGGCATCAGCACCGCACTGCTGTACGCCCGCAGCACCGGCCACGGCCAGCATCTGGACGTCGCGATGTTCGACAGCATGCTCGCGATGCTGCCCACCGCGCACAGCCAGCTGCAGGCGTCCGGCGAGACACCCAAGCGTGTCGGCAACCGGCATCCGGTCTCCACACCGTTCGACACCTACCGCGCCGACGACGGCCTGTTCGTGCTCGCGATCGCCAGCGAGAAGGGCTTCCGGACGCTGGCGACGACCATGGGCCGCGAGGAGTTGATCACCGACCCCCGATTCACCACGGACGCGCTGCGCACCGAGAACGAGCCCGCCATCCGCAAGGAGATCGAGGCGTGGGCCGCCGGCCGCACGGTCGCCGAGGTCCTGACCGTGCTGGACGCTGCCGGACTGGCCGGCTCGGAGGTGTGGACCGTGGAGCAGGCGCTCGGCTCGGACCAGGCCCGCCACCGCGGCGTCGTCGAGACGTTCGAGCATCCGACGGCCGGCACGGTGTCGTACGTCCGGCAGCCGGTCGTGTTCGGCGACAGCACCTGGCCCGAGGTGCGGCGCAGCCCGCTGCTCGACGAGCACCACGACGAAATTCTCGGTGAGGGCGGCTCGCGATAG
- a CDS encoding IclR family transcriptional regulator encodes MAPGDVTRSVSRTFELLGAIIEHGGLTLADAAKTTDLATSTALRLIRSLEQTEFVLRGEDNVYRVGPRLLQIGARAIADNQLLLRAQPAMTEIAEVTRESTYLSAPGPRGTALYMGQIEGTHAIRHMGWVGQTVPLRGTAVGAALLGEVGADGYAIAHDTIEDHSTGVAAPIYDAIGRIVGALSVVGPTFRLDDAVCAQHGQVLVEHCTRLSTELGRTVSS; translated from the coding sequence ATGGCCCCCGGTGACGTGACACGCAGTGTCAGTCGCACCTTCGAACTGCTCGGCGCAATCATCGAGCACGGCGGACTCACACTCGCCGACGCCGCGAAGACGACCGACCTGGCGACCAGCACGGCGCTGCGGCTGATCCGCAGTCTCGAGCAGACCGAGTTCGTCCTGCGCGGTGAGGACAACGTCTACCGCGTGGGCCCCCGACTGCTGCAGATCGGCGCCAGAGCCATCGCCGACAACCAGCTGCTCCTACGGGCACAGCCGGCCATGACCGAGATCGCCGAGGTCACCCGGGAGTCGACGTACCTGTCGGCTCCCGGGCCCCGCGGCACCGCGCTGTACATGGGGCAGATCGAGGGCACGCACGCGATCCGCCACATGGGCTGGGTGGGACAGACCGTGCCGCTGCGCGGGACCGCGGTGGGCGCCGCGCTGCTCGGCGAGGTGGGCGCGGACGGCTACGCCATCGCCCACGACACCATCGAGGACCATTCCACCGGTGTGGCCGCCCCGATCTACGACGCCATCGGCCGCATCGTGGGCGCGCTGAGCGTCGTCGGGCCCACGTTCCGGCTCGACGACGCCGTCTGCGCGCAGCACGGACAGGTCCTCGTCGAGCACTGCACGCGGCTCTCGACCGAGCTGGGGCGGACGGTCTCGTCGTAG
- a CDS encoding IclR family transcriptional regulator, producing MSTSRVKSAERVLDVLDLLARRGVPLAATEIAGALDLPKSTTHHLLNVMRDRRFVSYWPDQRAWTLGVSAFEVGASYMRSGPLHREGQRHMVALTQAADETSHLAVLQGTDVIYLDKREPIKPGVRLVTEVGTRLPAHLTAVGRTILARLDPEQLSALYAGYTWPTRTGEGPASLDELRSLLQDDRELGYAVERDSTTNGVTCIAGPVVTRDGRPVAALGLAYLTGAHTDAETTELAHLVTAAAEHFSDSLSDRMVEASTEP from the coding sequence ATGTCGACGAGCCGGGTCAAATCCGCGGAGCGGGTACTCGACGTGCTCGACCTGCTGGCTCGCCGGGGCGTACCCCTGGCCGCGACCGAGATCGCAGGTGCTCTCGATCTGCCGAAGAGCACGACGCACCACCTGCTCAACGTGATGCGGGACCGACGTTTCGTCTCGTACTGGCCGGATCAGCGCGCGTGGACACTGGGCGTCTCGGCGTTCGAGGTCGGCGCGTCGTACATGCGGTCCGGTCCCCTGCACCGGGAGGGACAGCGGCACATGGTCGCGCTCACCCAGGCCGCGGACGAGACCTCGCACCTGGCCGTCCTGCAGGGCACCGACGTCATCTACCTCGACAAGCGTGAGCCGATCAAGCCGGGCGTCCGGCTGGTGACGGAGGTCGGCACCCGGCTGCCGGCGCACCTGACGGCCGTCGGACGCACGATCCTGGCCCGCCTCGATCCCGAACAGCTCAGCGCGTTGTACGCCGGCTACACGTGGCCCACGCGCACCGGGGAGGGCCCGGCCTCGCTCGACGAACTGCGCTCGCTGCTGCAGGACGATCGCGAGCTGGGCTACGCGGTGGAGCGGGACTCGACCACCAACGGCGTCACCTGCATCGCCGGTCCGGTCGTCACCCGCGACGGCCGCCCGGTGGCGGCGCTGGGCCTGGCGTACCTGACCGGGGCGCACACCGACGCCGAGACCACCGAGCTCGCGCACCTGGTCACCGCGGCCGCCGAGCACTTCTCGGACAGTCTCAGCGACCGCATGGTCGAGGCGTCCACGGAACCCTGA